One genomic window of Sphingomonas ginsengisoli An et al. 2013 includes the following:
- a CDS encoding alpha-ketoacid dehydrogenase subunit beta — translation MPTRNMIEAINDAHKVVMAADPDVVVFGEDVGYFGGVFRATAGLQAEFGKQRCFDAPISEGGIVGAAVGMAAYGLKPLIEIQFADYIYPGYDQIVSEVARMRYRTAGEWTMPMVIRSPYGGGIFGGQTHSQSPEALFTHVAGLKVVIPSTPYDAKGLLIAAVEDPDPVVFFEPKRIYNGPFDGHHDRPVKPWSKHPDSEVPDGHYTVPLGKARIVREGQDLTVLAYGTMVHVALAAVEENGIDAEVIDLRTLLPLDMATIEESVKKTGRCLVVQEATKTSGFAAELATLVQERCFYHLEAPVGRVAGWDTPYPHAYEWIYFPGPIRMKQALEKVMAD, via the coding sequence ATGCCTACCCGCAACATGATCGAGGCGATCAACGACGCCCACAAGGTGGTGATGGCCGCCGACCCCGACGTGGTCGTCTTCGGCGAGGACGTCGGCTATTTCGGCGGCGTCTTCCGCGCCACCGCCGGCCTCCAGGCCGAGTTCGGCAAGCAGCGCTGCTTCGACGCGCCGATCAGCGAAGGCGGGATCGTCGGCGCCGCGGTCGGGATGGCGGCCTATGGCCTCAAACCGCTGATCGAAATCCAATTCGCCGACTATATCTACCCCGGCTACGACCAGATCGTCTCCGAGGTGGCGCGGATGCGCTACCGCACCGCGGGCGAATGGACGATGCCGATGGTCATTCGCTCGCCCTATGGCGGGGGCATCTTCGGCGGCCAGACCCACAGCCAGAGCCCCGAGGCGCTGTTCACCCACGTCGCGGGCCTCAAGGTCGTCATCCCTTCGACCCCCTATGACGCCAAGGGCCTGCTGATCGCCGCGGTCGAGGACCCCGATCCGGTCGTCTTCTTCGAGCCCAAGCGCATCTACAACGGCCCGTTCGACGGCCACCACGACCGCCCGGTCAAGCCGTGGTCCAAGCACCCCGACAGCGAGGTGCCCGACGGCCACTACACTGTCCCGCTCGGCAAGGCGCGGATCGTCCGCGAGGGCCAAGACCTCACCGTCCTCGCCTACGGCACGATGGTCCACGTCGCCCTCGCCGCGGTCGAGGAGAATGGGATCGACGCCGAGGTCATCGACCTACGCACCCTCCTCCCGCTCGACATGGCGACGATCGAGGAAAGCGTGAAGAAGACCGGCCGCTGCCTCGTCGTCCAGGAAGCGACCAAGACCAGCGGCTTCGCGGCCGAGCTCGCGACCCTCGTCCAGGAACGCTGCTTCTATCATTTGGAAGCGCCGGTCGGCCGGGTCGCCGGGTGGGACACGCCCTACCCCCACGCCTACGAATGGATCTACTTCCCCGGCCCGATCCGGATGAAACAGGCTCTTGAAAAAGTGATGGCTGACTAA
- a CDS encoding transketolase — protein MLKPAAPPADLAALKAVEERLRWLSAWTIHHANHLRDSPDGLKVGGHQASCASMTAIMAALYFHALGPNDRVAVKPHAGPVLHAIHYLLGSQTRVQLENFRGFGGMQSYPSRTKDRIPVDFSTGSVGLGVAITAFASLVQDWLSARGWLADEDRGRFVSLIGDAELDEGNIYEALIEGAKHDVRNLWWIVDYNRQSLDATSTDRMFERFDDIFQACGWRTVELRYGKRLSAALAEQPAVADWLDRLPNADHSALTYQGGAAWRARLEAELGDQAAPFLAGHDDAQLGSLMADLGGHCMKTLVEAFDAASTDDVPTLFIAWTIKGFGLPFAGHKDNHAGLMNPTQMSALRDQMGIAEGTEWEPLGSLGGNARAGVEALLADARIARDKRPRSFGQLAIPAIPAPAGEEQSTQAAFGRILLDLAKSGHPLADRILTTSPDVTVSTNLGAFVNQRGLFRRREVADAFAKARIPSAQKWGMTATGQHVELGIAESNLFLMLAAAGLAGDLFGQRLVPIGTLYDPFIARGLDALNYACYQDARFLLVATPSGLTLGPEGGAHQSINPPLIALGQPGLRHYEPAFADELALFMHEALRLIDDPQGESTYLRLSTRNLVQPERDGDGWQADALQGAYWLREPGPNSEAAIVAMGAVMPEALAAWEELSADVPGLGLLSVTSPDLLHRGWTAAQAARWQGRRDPSHAERLLGRLSRGAGLVTLCDAAPASLSWLGGVLGQRVAPLGVERFGQTGNLPDLYAAYRLDGDAITEAIAELLV, from the coding sequence ATGCTCAAGCCCGCCGCGCCGCCCGCCGACCTTGCCGCCTTGAAGGCCGTCGAGGAGCGGCTGCGCTGGCTCAGCGCCTGGACCATCCACCACGCCAACCACCTGCGCGACAGCCCCGACGGCCTCAAGGTCGGCGGCCACCAGGCGAGCTGCGCCTCGATGACCGCGATCATGGCCGCGCTCTACTTCCATGCGCTCGGCCCCAACGACCGGGTCGCGGTGAAGCCCCACGCCGGCCCCGTCCTCCACGCGATCCACTATCTGCTCGGCAGCCAGACCCGCGTGCAGCTCGAGAATTTCCGCGGCTTCGGCGGGATGCAGAGCTACCCCAGCCGCACCAAGGACCGCATCCCCGTCGACTTCTCGACCGGCTCGGTGGGCCTCGGCGTCGCCATCACCGCCTTCGCCAGCCTGGTCCAGGATTGGCTGAGCGCGCGCGGCTGGCTGGCGGACGAAGATCGCGGCCGCTTCGTCTCGCTGATCGGCGATGCCGAGCTCGACGAAGGCAACATCTACGAGGCGCTGATCGAGGGCGCCAAGCACGACGTCCGCAACCTGTGGTGGATCGTCGACTACAACCGCCAGAGCCTCGACGCGACCAGCACCGACCGCATGTTCGAGCGGTTCGACGACATCTTCCAGGCATGCGGCTGGCGCACGGTCGAGCTGCGCTACGGCAAGCGCCTCAGCGCCGCGCTCGCCGAGCAGCCGGCGGTCGCCGACTGGCTCGACCGCCTCCCCAACGCCGACCATAGCGCCCTGACCTATCAGGGCGGCGCCGCCTGGCGCGCCCGCCTCGAGGCCGAGCTCGGCGATCAGGCCGCCCCCTTTCTCGCCGGCCACGACGACGCCCAGCTCGGCAGCCTGATGGCCGACCTTGGCGGCCACTGCATGAAAACGCTGGTCGAAGCATTCGACGCCGCCAGCACCGACGACGTGCCCACCCTGTTCATCGCCTGGACGATCAAGGGCTTCGGCCTCCCCTTCGCGGGCCACAAGGACAATCACGCGGGCCTCATGAACCCGACCCAGATGAGCGCGCTCCGCGACCAGATGGGCATCGCCGAAGGCACCGAGTGGGAGCCGCTCGGCTCCTTGGGCGGCAATGCCCGCGCCGGGGTCGAGGCGCTGCTCGCCGACGCCCGCATCGCCCGCGACAAGCGCCCGCGCTCCTTCGGCCAGCTCGCCATCCCCGCCATCCCCGCCCCCGCCGGCGAGGAGCAGAGCACCCAGGCCGCCTTCGGCCGCATCCTCCTCGACCTCGCCAAGTCGGGTCACCCGCTCGCCGACCGCATCCTCACCACCTCGCCCGACGTCACCGTCTCGACCAACCTCGGCGCCTTCGTGAACCAGCGCGGGCTGTTCCGCCGCCGCGAGGTCGCCGACGCCTTCGCCAAGGCCAGGATCCCCAGCGCACAGAAATGGGGGATGACCGCCACCGGCCAGCACGTCGAACTGGGCATCGCCGAGAGCAACCTGTTCCTGATGCTCGCCGCCGCGGGCCTCGCGGGCGACCTGTTCGGCCAGCGGCTGGTGCCGATCGGGACGCTCTACGACCCGTTCATCGCCCGTGGCCTCGATGCGCTCAACTACGCCTGCTACCAGGACGCCCGCTTCCTCCTCGTCGCCACCCCGAGCGGCCTCACCCTCGGGCCCGAGGGCGGCGCGCACCAGTCGATCAATCCGCCGCTGATCGCGCTCGGCCAGCCGGGCCTGCGCCATTACGAGCCCGCCTTCGCCGACGAGCTCGCCCTGTTCATGCACGAGGCGTTGCGGCTGATCGACGATCCCCAAGGCGAGAGCACCTACCTCCGCCTCTCCACCCGCAACCTCGTCCAGCCCGAGCGCGACGGCGACGGCTGGCAGGCCGACGCGCTGCAAGGCGCCTACTGGCTGCGCGAACCCGGGCCCAATAGCGAAGCCGCGATCGTCGCGATGGGCGCGGTCATGCCCGAGGCGCTCGCCGCCTGGGAGGAGCTGAGCGCCGACGTCCCCGGCCTCGGCCTTCTCTCGGTCACCTCGCCCGACCTCCTCCACCGCGGCTGGACCGCGGCGCAGGCCGCCCGCTGGCAGGGCCGCCGCGACCCCAGCCATGCCGAGCGCCTGCTCGGCCGCCTCTCGCGCGGCGCGGGCCTCGTCACCTTGTGCGACGCCGCCCCCGCCTCACTGTCGTGGCTCGGCGGCGTTCTCGGCCAGCGCGTCGCCCCGCTCGGGGTCGAGCGGTTCGGCCAGACCGGCAACCTCCCCGACCTCTACGCCGCCTACCGGCTCGACGGCGACGCCATCACCGAGGCGATCGCCGAACTGCTCGTCTGA
- a CDS encoding PEPxxWA-CTERM sorting domain-containing protein: MAFVATLAFVSAAPAAAQSVAYNANPTTAFTYGSGNDYLPANASVLTVGDNQAAVRFHQTGQQALASDNGVYSFALGTSNISFDYGLSGFTDANVLLTNLTTGGTASFNTLLLGDANGALPGIQQSEQLGFGFLNGGFFNLGNINFDPNANATYRLDLTAGGNTLTSFAQVGTGSVAAVPEPSTWALMLFGFGGMGVAMRRQRRGSALLAQAA, encoded by the coding sequence ATGGCGTTTGTCGCCACCCTGGCCTTCGTCTCCGCCGCTCCCGCCGCCGCCCAGTCGGTCGCCTACAATGCCAACCCGACCACCGCCTTCACCTACGGCAGCGGCAATGATTATCTGCCCGCCAACGCCAGTGTGCTGACCGTCGGCGACAATCAGGCCGCCGTCCGCTTCCATCAGACCGGGCAGCAGGCGCTCGCTTCGGACAATGGCGTCTATTCGTTCGCGCTCGGCACCAGCAACATCAGCTTCGATTACGGCCTGTCGGGCTTCACCGACGCCAACGTCCTGCTGACCAACCTCACCACCGGCGGCACTGCCAGCTTCAACACCCTGCTGCTTGGCGACGCCAACGGCGCGCTGCCCGGCATCCAGCAGAGCGAGCAGCTCGGCTTCGGCTTCCTCAACGGGGGTTTCTTCAACCTCGGCAACATCAACTTCGACCCCAACGCCAACGCTACCTATCGGCTCGACCTGACCGCCGGCGGCAACACGCTGACCTCGTTCGCGCAGGTCGGCACCGGCTCCGTCGCCGCAGTGCCGGAGCCCTCGACCTGGGCGCTGATGCTGTTCGGCTTCGGCGGGATGGGGGTCGCGATGCGCCGCCAGCGCCGCGGCTCCGCCCTCCTCGCCCAGGCCGCCTGA
- a CDS encoding PEPxxWA-CTERM sorting domain-containing protein, with protein sequence MRNVILGAALALAAVPASAQVVDGQNTGGTEYAGGVSVASDPNAPTSNFGTPGNTATAGYTIQLNDTNGSLYGLLTLTDGSAVGSFANLYFDLDRATRSGSDLGFEIGQNGVNAFIPENGSKVALDASLFSVATTANSLEFRLDNSLFNAPIAGLTYNPNVTFTGDNRLNLSQSFSYSVAGGTSYGAGRLGTFASTAAVPEPSTWALMLLGFGGMGVAMRRQRRSATLLAQVA encoded by the coding sequence ATGCGTAACGTGATCCTCGGCGCGGCCCTCGCGCTCGCCGCCGTCCCCGCCTCGGCCCAGGTCGTCGACGGCCAGAACACCGGTGGCACCGAATATGCCGGCGGGGTCTCGGTCGCGAGCGATCCCAATGCACCGACGTCGAATTTCGGCACGCCGGGTAATACCGCCACCGCCGGCTATACGATCCAATTGAACGACACCAACGGCTCGCTCTACGGGCTGCTGACGCTCACCGACGGCTCGGCGGTCGGCTCGTTCGCGAACCTCTACTTCGACCTCGATCGCGCGACCCGCAGCGGGTCCGATCTCGGCTTCGAAATTGGTCAGAACGGGGTCAACGCCTTCATCCCCGAGAACGGATCGAAAGTCGCGCTCGACGCCTCGCTGTTCAGCGTGGCGACGACCGCCAACTCGCTCGAGTTCCGGCTCGACAACAGTCTGTTCAACGCGCCGATCGCCGGGCTGACGTACAACCCGAATGTCACCTTCACCGGCGACAATCGGCTCAACCTGTCGCAGAGCTTCAGTTACTCGGTCGCCGGCGGGACGAGCTATGGCGCGGGCCGCCTCGGGACCTTCGCCTCGACCGCCGCCGTCCCCGAGCCGTCGACCTGGGCGCTGATGCTGCTCGGCTTCGGCGGCATGGGGGTCGCGATGCGCCGCCAGCGGCGCTCGGCCACCCTCCTCGCGCAGGTCGCCTGA
- a CDS encoding dihydrolipoamide acetyltransferase family protein: MATYQFKLPDIGEGIAEAEIVAWHVKVGDRVEEDQQLADMMTDKATVEMESPVAGTVTGLAGEVGDQIAIGSVLVTIETEGAAAAEPAAPATQEVPLADGAEVPTPAQEKANPTLEVADTEQPARAERRAQPEVEVRSPAPASAERPSTSLGTSDAGGSEAAHKPQILTTPAVRQRARDLGIDLANVKTADGRLRHSDLDAYLLYNGGSVAGRGAGAPRQDEAIKVVGLRRKIAENMQAAKRRIPHFALVEEFDVTALEDARAMMNRDRGSNPKLTILPFLITALCRAFADFPMINATYDDEANVVTRHGSVQMGMAAQTPGGLMVPVIRNAERLSIWQLAAEIARLSDAAKSGKATREELTGPTFTISSLGPMGGIASTPVISPPQVATIAVNKLEEKVVPLNGELEIRKRMNLSLSCDHRVVDGWDAASFLQALKPLIENPLRLLA, translated from the coding sequence GTGGCTACGTATCAATTCAAGCTCCCCGACATCGGCGAAGGCATCGCCGAGGCCGAGATTGTCGCCTGGCACGTCAAGGTCGGCGACCGCGTCGAGGAAGACCAGCAGCTCGCCGACATGATGACCGACAAGGCGACCGTCGAAATGGAATCGCCCGTCGCCGGCACCGTCACCGGTCTCGCCGGCGAAGTCGGCGACCAGATCGCGATCGGCTCGGTGCTGGTGACGATCGAGACCGAAGGCGCGGCTGCGGCCGAGCCAGCCGCTCCGGCCACCCAGGAAGTCCCCCTGGCCGACGGCGCCGAAGTGCCGACGCCCGCGCAGGAAAAGGCCAATCCCACGCTCGAAGTGGCCGACACCGAACAACCCGCTCGTGCCGAGCGGAGGGCGCAGCCCGAAGTCGAGGTGCGCTCACCCGCGCCGGCTTCGGCAGAACGCCCCTCGACTTCGCTCGGGACGAGCGATGCGGGTGGCAGCGAGGCCGCGCACAAGCCCCAAATCCTCACCACCCCCGCGGTCCGCCAGCGCGCCCGCGACCTCGGCATCGACCTGGCGAACGTCAAAACCGCCGACGGCCGCCTCCGCCACTCGGACCTCGACGCCTACCTCCTCTACAACGGCGGCAGCGTCGCCGGTCGCGGCGCCGGCGCCCCGCGCCAGGACGAGGCGATCAAGGTCGTCGGCCTGCGCCGCAAGATCGCAGAGAACATGCAGGCGGCCAAGCGCCGCATCCCGCATTTCGCGCTGGTCGAGGAATTCGACGTCACCGCGCTCGAGGATGCGCGGGCAATGATGAACCGCGACCGCGGGTCGAACCCCAAGCTCACCATCCTCCCCTTCCTGATCACCGCGCTCTGCCGCGCCTTCGCCGATTTCCCGATGATCAACGCGACCTATGACGACGAGGCCAATGTCGTCACCCGCCACGGGTCGGTGCAGATGGGAATGGCGGCGCAGACCCCCGGCGGCCTGATGGTCCCCGTGATCCGCAATGCCGAGCGCCTCTCGATCTGGCAGCTCGCGGCCGAGATCGCGCGCCTCTCCGACGCCGCCAAGTCGGGCAAGGCGACCCGCGAGGAATTGACCGGCCCGACCTTCACCATCTCCTCGCTCGGCCCGATGGGCGGGATCGCCTCGACCCCCGTCATCTCCCCGCCGCAGGTCGCGACCATCGCGGTCAACAAGCTCGAGGAGAAGGTCGTGCCGCTCAATGGCGAGCTCGAGATCCGCAAGCGGATGAACCTCTCCCTTTCCTGCGACCACCGCGTGGTCGACGGCTGGGACGCGGCGAGCTTCCTTCAGGCCTTGAAGCCCCTGATCGAGAACCCGCTGCGCCTGCTCGCCTGA
- a CDS encoding MaoC family dehydratase yields MPGRYFDEWQVGDTVAHPITRTVTETDNLLISTLTHNPQPLHLDAEAARASEFGQILVNSCFTFSLVVGVSVAETTMGVLVANLGFDAVKFPKPVFVGDTLRVESEAVALRESNSRPTAGLVTWEHRAINQRGETVCTMQRTAMLHKKPAA; encoded by the coding sequence ATGCCCGGACGCTATTTCGACGAATGGCAGGTCGGCGACACGGTCGCCCACCCGATCACCCGCACGGTCACCGAGACCGACAACCTCCTCATCTCGACGCTGACCCACAACCCGCAGCCGCTCCACCTCGACGCCGAGGCCGCCAGGGCAAGCGAGTTCGGCCAGATCCTCGTCAACAGCTGCTTCACCTTCAGCCTAGTGGTCGGGGTCTCGGTCGCCGAGACCACCATGGGCGTGCTCGTCGCCAACCTCGGCTTCGACGCGGTCAAATTCCCCAAGCCCGTCTTCGTCGGCGACACGCTGCGGGTCGAGAGCGAGGCGGTCGCCTTGCGCGAAAGCAACTCGCGCCCGACCGCCGGCCTCGTCACCTGGGAGCATCGCGCGATCAACCAGCGCGGCGAAACCGTCTGCACGATGCAGCGCACCGCCATGCTCCACAAGAAGCCCGCGGCATGA
- a CDS encoding DUF6582 domain-containing protein: protein MTALSADERNHLDDDKFAFPKERKEPLENAAHVRNAVARFNQVKDVSDAERDAAWGRIERAAKKYGVELQEKSWRELKAKK from the coding sequence ATGACCGCATTGTCCGCAGACGAGCGCAACCATCTCGACGACGACAAATTCGCCTTCCCCAAGGAGCGCAAGGAGCCGCTCGAAAATGCGGCCCATGTCCGCAACGCGGTGGCGCGGTTCAACCAGGTCAAGGACGTCAGCGATGCCGAGCGCGACGCGGCGTGGGGCCGGATCGAGCGCGCGGCGAAGAAATATGGGGTCGAGCTGCAGGAAAAGAGCTGGCGCGAGCTCAAGGCGAAGAAGTAA
- a CDS encoding FMN-dependent NADH-azoreductase, whose product MSRILRIDSSITGEHSVSRQLTAHIVKQLTASDPSAEVVERDLTADPLPHLTLEHLGPNAELDAFMAADTVVIGAPMYNFTLPTQLKAWLDRIVSNGTTFRYSAEGKPEGLAGGKRVIVALSRGGVYGAELGNADFEHLESYLRIIFAFIGITPEFVRADGLNLGAEAKSRGVEQALGEVERLAA is encoded by the coding sequence ATGAGCCGCATTCTTCGCATCGACAGCAGCATCACCGGCGAGCACAGCGTGAGCCGCCAGTTGACCGCGCATATCGTTAAGCAGCTGACCGCCAGCGATCCGAGCGCCGAGGTGGTCGAGCGCGACCTGACCGCCGACCCGCTGCCGCACCTGACGCTCGAGCATCTCGGTCCCAATGCCGAGCTCGACGCCTTCATGGCCGCCGACACGGTGGTGATCGGGGCGCCGATGTATAATTTCACGCTGCCGACGCAGCTGAAGGCCTGGCTCGACCGGATCGTGTCGAACGGGACGACCTTCCGCTACTCGGCCGAGGGCAAGCCCGAGGGGCTCGCCGGCGGCAAGCGGGTGATCGTCGCGCTGAGCCGCGGCGGGGTGTACGGGGCCGAGCTGGGCAATGCCGATTTCGAGCATCTCGAAAGCTATCTGCGGATCATCTTCGCCTTCATCGGCATCACGCCCGAGTTCGTCCGTGCCGACGGGCTGAACCTGGGCGCCGAGGCGAAGAGCCGCGGGGTCGAACAGGCGCTCGGCGAGGTCGAGCGGCTGGCGGCCTGA
- a CDS encoding sensor histidine kinase translates to MPERGARRLVTRHEFSGLAEVAIGLLVAALAVFIRYHLPLPPQQLPTVTTVIALAIVTGAVGTLAGLTTAIVGGALSWYFFFNSERWDSSVNGWVQLLGFSVIALVIVTTTSFFRSSERQRYRRELEVLARETEQAELFAREMAHRLKNALTIVQSLAFQTFGHDTALARTFAGRLKTIVEANQLLSEHISRPTADVREVVKSALKLFDSQRMDIRHDCTTCLITDSQVISLAMAIHELGTNAVKYGAWSTPAGLVTIRTADAGEWLRFSWEESGGPPAVPPTATGFGTRLLHRAGREVALDYAPDGLRYSVLLARSA, encoded by the coding sequence ATGCCTGAGCGCGGTGCGCGGCGACTGGTCACGCGGCACGAATTCTCGGGACTCGCCGAGGTCGCGATCGGCCTCCTCGTCGCCGCCCTCGCGGTGTTCATCCGCTACCACCTGCCCCTCCCGCCCCAGCAGCTGCCCACCGTCACCACCGTCATCGCGCTGGCGATCGTCACCGGCGCGGTGGGGACGCTCGCCGGGCTCACCACCGCCATCGTCGGCGGCGCGCTGTCCTGGTATTTCTTCTTCAACTCCGAGCGATGGGATTCGTCGGTCAACGGCTGGGTCCAGCTGCTCGGCTTCAGCGTGATCGCGCTGGTGATCGTCACCACCACCTCCTTCTTCCGCTCGAGCGAGCGCCAGCGCTACCGCCGCGAACTCGAGGTGCTGGCGCGAGAGACCGAGCAGGCCGAGCTGTTCGCGCGCGAGATGGCGCACCGCCTCAAGAATGCGCTGACCATCGTCCAGAGCCTCGCCTTCCAGACCTTCGGCCACGACACCGCCCTCGCCCGCACCTTCGCCGGCCGCCTCAAGACCATCGTCGAGGCCAATCAATTGCTCAGCGAGCATATCAGCCGGCCGACCGCCGACGTCCGCGAGGTGGTGAAGAGCGCGCTCAAGCTGTTCGACAGCCAGCGGATGGACATCCGCCACGACTGCACCACCTGCCTGATCACCGACAGCCAGGTCATCTCGCTGGCGATGGCGATCCACGAACTCGGCACCAACGCGGTCAAATATGGCGCCTGGTCGACCCCCGCGGGACTGGTCACCATCCGCACCGCCGACGCCGGCGAGTGGCTGCGCTTCAGTTGGGAGGAGAGCGGCGGGCCGCCGGCGGTGCCGCCCACCGCGACCGGTTTCGGCACCCGCCTGCTCCACCGCGCCGGGCGCGAAGTCGCACTCGACTACGCGCCCGACGGTCTCCGTTACTCCGTGCTGCTGGCCCGCTCGGCCTGA
- a CDS encoding DUF4142 domain-containing protein: MRALALMMTAGLALAGCNTMNRDDPMAPAGPMAPGGAMAGDPSNPLMASGYVPMAASGDQFEIQASQLALTASANTPLKNYANMMIAAHQQTSAALMSATQSAGLPPPPMTMLPQQQQMLDQLRAAGSGQAFDDAYKAMQIQAHQAALQLNQNYAASGDVPALRQNAAAAVPLIQQHLAEAQALNTTAPMMSPMGSAPMAPAPAPTRPGERG, encoded by the coding sequence ATGCGTGCCCTTGCCCTAATGATGACCGCCGGCCTCGCGCTGGCCGGCTGCAACACGATGAACCGCGACGACCCCATGGCGCCGGCCGGGCCGATGGCCCCGGGCGGAGCGATGGCGGGTGATCCGTCGAACCCGCTGATGGCGTCAGGCTATGTGCCGATGGCCGCTAGCGGCGACCAGTTCGAGATCCAGGCGAGCCAGCTGGCGCTGACCGCCTCGGCCAACACCCCGCTCAAGAATTACGCCAACATGATGATTGCTGCACATCAGCAGACCTCGGCCGCGCTGATGTCGGCGACTCAGAGCGCCGGGCTGCCGCCGCCGCCGATGACGATGCTGCCGCAGCAGCAGCAGATGCTCGACCAGCTGCGCGCCGCCGGCTCGGGCCAGGCGTTCGATGATGCCTATAAGGCGATGCAGATCCAGGCCCACCAGGCGGCGCTGCAACTCAATCAGAACTATGCCGCGAGCGGGGATGTGCCTGCGCTGCGGCAGAATGCGGCGGCGGCGGTGCCGCTGATCCAGCAGCATCTGGCCGAAGCGCAGGCGCTCAACACGACCGCGCCGATGATGAGCCCGATGGGCAGCGCCCCGATGGCGCCCGCCCCGGCGCCGACCCGGCCGGGCGAGCGCGGCTAG
- a CDS encoding thiamine pyrophosphate-dependent enzyme encodes MSEAPPTDRRNAPALSLHVPEPDYRPGDTPDFSKVVVPAAGAAPRPDTGAPARETFPLTDTLVRVLDDQGRPVGPWDPRLDPDTLRKMLKDMVTVRVFDDRMYRAQRQGKTSFYMKCTGEEAIAVAAAAALASDDMCFPTYRQQGLLVARGYPLTDMMCQIYSNAGDKLHGRQLPIMYSDKPHGFFSISGNLGTQYPQAVGWAMASAIKGDSRIAMGWIGDGATAEGDFHSALTFAAVYTAPVILAVVNNQWAISSFSGIAGAEKATFANRAVGYGIAGLRVDGNDALAVYAATRWAAERARANHGPTLIEYFTYRAEGHSTSDDPTGYRPAGEAQQWPLGDPIERLKAHLIGAGEWDEERHADLVKTADAEVRAAQKQAEAQGILPDQGFDRIGSMFEDVYADTPWHLAEQRDAALGEARIYLGRDAS; translated from the coding sequence ATGAGTGAGGCACCCCCCACCGACCGCCGCAATGCGCCGGCCCTGTCCCTGCACGTGCCCGAGCCCGATTACCGGCCCGGCGACACACCCGATTTCTCCAAGGTCGTGGTGCCCGCCGCCGGCGCCGCGCCGCGGCCCGACACCGGCGCCCCGGCGCGCGAGACCTTTCCGCTGACCGACACGCTCGTTCGCGTCCTCGACGACCAGGGCCGCCCGGTCGGCCCGTGGGACCCTCGCCTCGACCCCGACACCCTGCGCAAGATGCTCAAGGACATGGTCACCGTGCGCGTCTTCGACGACCGCATGTACCGCGCCCAGCGGCAGGGGAAGACCAGCTTCTACATGAAGTGCACCGGCGAGGAGGCGATCGCGGTCGCCGCTGCCGCCGCGCTGGCCAGCGACGACATGTGCTTCCCGACCTATCGCCAGCAAGGCCTGCTGGTCGCGCGCGGCTATCCGCTCACTGACATGATGTGCCAGATCTACTCCAACGCGGGCGACAAGCTGCACGGCCGCCAGCTGCCGATCATGTATTCGGACAAGCCGCACGGCTTCTTCTCGATCTCGGGCAACCTCGGCACCCAATATCCGCAGGCGGTCGGCTGGGCGATGGCGTCGGCGATCAAGGGCGACAGCCGGATCGCGATGGGCTGGATCGGCGACGGCGCCACTGCCGAGGGCGACTTCCACTCCGCCCTTACCTTCGCCGCGGTCTACACCGCCCCGGTCATCCTCGCGGTGGTCAACAACCAGTGGGCGATTTCGAGCTTCTCCGGCATCGCCGGCGCCGAGAAGGCGACCTTCGCCAACCGCGCGGTCGGCTATGGCATCGCGGGGCTTCGCGTCGACGGCAATGACGCGCTCGCCGTCTATGCCGCGACCCGCTGGGCGGCCGAGCGCGCCCGCGCCAACCACGGCCCGACCCTGATCGAATACTTCACCTACCGCGCCGAGGGGCACAGCACCTCGGACGACCCGACCGGCTACCGCCCCGCGGGCGAGGCGCAGCAATGGCCGCTCGGCGACCCGATCGAACGGCTCAAGGCCCACCTCATCGGCGCCGGCGAATGGGACGAGGAGCGCCACGCCGACCTCGTCAAGACCGCCGACGCCGAGGTCCGCGCCGCGCAGAAGCAGGCCGAGGCGCAGGGCATCCTCCCCGACCAGGGTTTCGACCGCATCGGCTCGATGTTCGAGGACGTCTACGCCGACACCCCCTGGCACCTCGCCGAGCAGCGCGACGCCGCGCTCGGCGAAGCGCGCATCTACCTCGGTCGGGACGCCAGCTAA
- a CDS encoding winged helix-turn-helix transcriptional regulator gives MAVTAHAAQNDTELELQLESAGCRNVSPVLNRVGDKWSMLIVMILGEGPRRFNELKRQIDGISQRMLTLSLRSLERDGLVSRTVEPTVPPRVTYALTELGGSLKEPVEALGRWAMAHIACIRAAQQRFDARLDGTEG, from the coding sequence ATGGCTGTAACCGCCCACGCCGCGCAGAACGACACCGAGCTCGAATTACAGCTCGAATCCGCCGGCTGCCGCAACGTCTCGCCGGTCCTCAATCGGGTCGGCGACAAATGGTCGATGCTGATCGTGATGATCCTCGGCGAGGGCCCGCGCCGCTTCAACGAATTGAAGCGCCAGATCGACGGGATCAGCCAGCGGATGCTGACGCTGAGCTTGCGCAGCCTCGAGCGCGACGGCCTCGTCAGCCGCACCGTCGAGCCGACCGTCCCCCCGCGCGTCACCTATGCGCTGACCGAGCTTGGCGGCTCGCTCAAGGAGCCGGTCGAGGCGCTCGGCCGCTGGGCGATGGCGCACATCGCCTGCATCCGCGCCGCCCAGCAACGCTTCGACGCGCGACTGGACGGGACGGAAGGCTGA